Proteins co-encoded in one Arachis hypogaea cultivar Tifrunner chromosome 13, arahy.Tifrunner.gnm2.J5K5, whole genome shotgun sequence genomic window:
- the LOC112737204 gene encoding phosphatidylinositol N-acetylglucosaminyltransferase subunit C gives MIDLRFEVRPRWRKVAYGGMQPGFDDNHTDESFLEGMVMNANVVRRDMLKVMLDSVSISEYLCIVALVVLVWTYTLESTIDENCLLCIDVSLLVSGFLILLFTQEKISLSILVHHYFLNISFFIMGLYVLAPIYQTLTRSISSDSIWALTVSLLVIHLFLHDYSESTVNAPGALKNPALTSCISVNASVVASVFIASRLPSRLHVFAIMLFSLQVFLFGPLVTYCIKKYSFRLHLCFSISLMVVTLSFVYMLHRLLFVLLLSLLVFVNVVCPYWLIRIQEYKFEINGPWDEAKLCFAITD, from the exons ATGATAGATTTGAGATTTGAG GTTCGTCCTAGATGGAGGAAAGTAGCATATGGCGGTATGCAACCTGGTTTTGATGACAATCATACCGATGAATCTTTCCTTGAAGGAATGGTCATGAATGCCAATGTTGTAAGAAGGGACATGCTAAAGGTGATGTTAGACTCTGTTTCCATTTCTGAATACTTATGCATTGTAGCTCTTGTTGTCTTAGTATGGACCTACACACTAGAATCAACCattgatgagaattgtcttctgTGCATAGATGTTAGTCTTCTTGTTTCGGGTTTCTTAATTCTCCTTTTCACTCAGGAAAAGATTTCCCTTAGCATCCTTGTTCATCATTATTTCCTCAATATCTCGTTTTTCATAATGGGATTATATGTTTTGGCTCCCATCTACCAAACCCTTACAAGATCCATCAGTTCTGATTCCATTTGGGCGTTAACCGTATCGCTTCTCGTGATTCACCTTTTCCTGCATGACTATTCGGAATCAACTGTCAATGCACCGGGGGCTCTAAAAAATCCTGCATTGACCAGTTGCATCTCTGTAAATGCTTCTGTAGTCGCCTCTGTATTCATTGCTTCTCGCCTTCCGTCGAGACTACATGTTTTTGCCATCATGCTATTCTCCTTGCAAGTTTTCCTATTTGGTCCCCTGGTTACTTACTGCATTAAGAAATATTCGTTCCGTTTACACCTGTGTTTTTCTATCAGTTTGATGGTTGTGACATTAAGTTTCGTGTACATGCTGCATCGCTTACTTTTTGTGTTGCTGCTTAGTTTGCTGGTTTTTGTCAATGTGGTCTGCCCTTATTGGCTTATACGGATCCAGGAgtacaagtttgagatcaatggACCTTGGGATGAGGCTAAGCTTTGTTTTGCTATTACAGATTGA